The following proteins are encoded in a genomic region of Paenibacillus sp. FSL R7-0273:
- a CDS encoding MFS transporter, with product MRSLSKSANFPLFILMLNLFIALLGQGMVIPILPEYLKLFNAAGAAAGYLIAAFGAAQFIFSPIGGQLADRLGRKPMLIAGLLLTVISDLMFAVGDSLAVLYIARFIGGIGVGIMVPANMAYVADITTPDTRAKGMGYLGAAMNLGMVLGPGLGGLIAELGIRVPYFFAGGLGFIAMLLCFFMPETLPKAARTAAKPRGQGESFFSMIRNSFRTSYFQYLLLILIITFGLMNYETVYALFVEQKYGYDAAQISVLITVGAVIGIIVQIWLLDRFIKKLGEMKLIRISLLMTAAALLLMLFKVNLGYLLAVSGMFFAFNAFLRPTLSTIIANSAGDRQGYAAGLNTTYTSIGSILGPVIAGQLFDWHIHMPYILGAAILASALLLTAHAQHNKPERTAAHD from the coding sequence ATGCGCAGTTTATCTAAATCTGCCAATTTCCCGTTATTTATCTTAATGCTGAATCTTTTTATCGCTTTGCTAGGACAGGGGATGGTTATCCCCATACTACCTGAATACCTGAAGCTGTTTAATGCAGCCGGGGCTGCTGCCGGTTATCTCATTGCTGCTTTCGGGGCAGCCCAGTTCATATTCTCGCCGATAGGCGGTCAGCTTGCAGACCGTCTGGGCCGGAAGCCGATGCTGATAGCCGGTCTGCTGCTGACTGTCATATCCGACCTCATGTTCGCAGTCGGAGATAGCTTAGCCGTTCTGTACATTGCCCGGTTCATCGGCGGGATCGGAGTCGGAATCATGGTGCCGGCCAATATGGCTTACGTTGCCGATATTACTACTCCGGATACGCGGGCCAAGGGCATGGGCTATCTGGGGGCAGCGATGAATCTGGGAATGGTGCTTGGTCCCGGGCTGGGCGGTCTAATCGCAGAGCTGGGTATCCGGGTCCCTTATTTTTTTGCCGGAGGACTGGGATTTATCGCAATGCTGCTGTGCTTCTTCATGCCTGAAACACTGCCGAAGGCAGCACGCACAGCCGCTAAGCCGCGCGGCCAGGGAGAATCCTTTTTCAGCATGATCCGCAATTCCTTCCGCACCTCCTATTTCCAGTACCTGCTGCTAATCTTAATCATTACCTTTGGCCTGATGAATTATGAAACCGTGTATGCCCTTTTTGTGGAACAGAAGTATGGCTATGATGCAGCGCAGATCTCAGTGCTGATTACGGTCGGTGCGGTGATCGGGATTATTGTTCAGATATGGCTGCTGGACCGCTTTATTAAAAAGCTCGGTGAAATGAAGCTTATCCGCATCTCTCTACTGATGACCGCTGCCGCCCTCCTGCTTATGCTGTTTAAGGTGAATCTGGGGTATCTGCTTGCAGTCTCAGGTATGTTCTTTGCATTCAATGCCTTTTTACGCCCGACCTTAAGCACGATTATCGCCAACTCTGCCGGTGACCGCCAGGGCTATGCAGCAGGACTGAACACCACTTATACAAGCATAGGCAGCATACTGGGGCCGGTTATTGCGGGTCAGCTGTTTGACTGGCATATCCATATGCCTTATATTTTAGGCGCGGCCATTCTTGCTTCGGCCCTCCTGTTAACTGCTCATGCCCAACATAACAAACCGGAACGGACGGCTGCCCATGACTGA
- a CDS encoding type III polyketide synthase, protein MTQLNSNTGAAILGMGTALPLYSIAQADVAELIASSLQDKPELARFARRVFKACGVENRYTVDDSYLGTADTCRYLPSGDRTDIPTTEERMKKYQQEAPPLALEAAKRSLLDAGQAPGGITHLITVSCTGQYLPGLDVMLIKELGLSPRVNRLPLIFQGCAAGLKAIQMARDVVLGAPGSRVLVVCVELCTLHFQPVKEREALFAASFFGDASGACVIGEPEANHKHCLSLGKGYSVLLPDSAEDMTWEVGNTGFDLYLSPRIPKLLGTHLEAELGLLMGDSPLPELWAIHPGGRGIVDSVQEVMKLSDEQTRYSREILRTAGNLSSVTILFVLESMRRDMEARNEPAKQGVAMAFGPGLTAELMSFTYVPAYSPSYQEAGHAVF, encoded by the coding sequence ATGACACAACTGAACAGTAACACCGGAGCAGCAATTCTCGGAATGGGTACAGCCCTGCCGCTGTACTCGATAGCACAGGCTGATGTAGCCGAGCTGATTGCCTCGTCGCTGCAGGACAAGCCGGAGCTGGCCCGGTTCGCCAGAAGAGTCTTTAAAGCCTGCGGAGTCGAGAACCGTTATACCGTTGATGACAGCTATCTCGGGACAGCGGATACCTGCCGTTATCTGCCTTCCGGAGACCGGACGGATATACCCACAACGGAAGAACGGATGAAAAAATATCAGCAGGAAGCACCTCCGCTGGCTCTGGAGGCGGCCAAAAGATCACTGCTGGATGCAGGACAGGCTCCCGGCGGGATTACCCACCTGATTACTGTCAGCTGTACCGGGCAATACCTGCCCGGCCTGGATGTGATGCTGATTAAAGAGCTTGGCCTGTCACCGCGGGTGAACCGGCTTCCGTTAATATTCCAGGGCTGTGCTGCCGGATTGAAAGCGATTCAAATGGCCCGTGATGTCGTTCTTGGTGCTCCCGGCTCCAGAGTGCTCGTTGTTTGCGTGGAGCTGTGTACGCTGCATTTTCAGCCGGTAAAGGAACGGGAAGCCTTGTTTGCAGCCTCCTTTTTCGGAGATGCTTCCGGTGCCTGTGTCATCGGTGAGCCAGAGGCCAACCACAAGCATTGCCTCAGCCTGGGCAAAGGGTATTCGGTGCTGCTGCCGGATTCTGCTGAGGATATGACCTGGGAGGTAGGGAACACCGGCTTTGACCTCTACTTATCCCCGCGGATTCCTAAGCTGCTGGGAACCCATCTTGAAGCCGAGCTTGGGCTGCTGATGGGAGACAGCCCGCTTCCGGAGCTGTGGGCCATACACCCGGGCGGACGGGGGATCGTTGACTCCGTACAGGAGGTAATGAAGCTAAGTGATGAACAGACGCGCTACAGCCGGGAAATTCTGCGGACAGCCGGCAATCTGTCCTCGGTGACCATTCTCTTTGTGCTTGAATCGATGCGCCGGGACATGGAAGCCCGTAATGAACCAGCGAAGCAAGGCGTTGCAATGGCCTTTGGTCCGGGCCTGACCGCCGAGCTCATGTCCTTCACCTATGTCCCGGCTTACTCACCGTCCTACCAGGAGGCAGGCCATGCCGTTTTTTAG
- a CDS encoding methyltransferase domain-containing protein, which produces MPFFRTLSVRAKEDELMDDFSMGGEELSEALKHLRRLNRIFAAPGPTRDGVEQLWQAIGQPRKLSILDVGAGSGDVNVKLLEWADRRGIELAITLVDMTEEACAEARRLFRHEPRVSVMRADLQELADASADIVTGSQFVHHFDGQQLVDMVAHMRRASRYGVVINDIHRHPVSYTAVWLTTRMISRNRYIRHDGPLSVAKGFTDKDWQELKHKLQAEAMTYTWKPLFRYSVVIPKQVSSR; this is translated from the coding sequence ATGCCGTTTTTTAGGACATTGTCGGTCCGGGCCAAAGAGGATGAGCTGATGGATGACTTCTCCATGGGCGGTGAGGAGCTTAGTGAAGCATTAAAGCATCTGCGGCGGCTGAACCGGATTTTTGCAGCTCCCGGCCCCACCAGGGACGGGGTAGAACAGCTCTGGCAGGCCATCGGGCAGCCGCGGAAGCTGAGTATTCTTGATGTAGGCGCAGGCTCCGGTGATGTAAATGTCAAGCTGCTGGAATGGGCAGACCGGAGAGGAATTGAGCTTGCTATTACACTGGTTGATATGACAGAGGAGGCCTGCGCAGAAGCAAGGCGTCTGTTCAGACATGAGCCGAGGGTTAGCGTAATGCGGGCCGATCTGCAGGAGCTAGCCGATGCCTCAGCCGATATTGTGACAGGCTCGCAGTTTGTCCATCATTTTGACGGCCAGCAGCTGGTGGACATGGTGGCGCACATGCGGAGGGCCTCAAGGTATGGTGTGGTGATTAATGATATCCACCGTCATCCGGTATCCTATACGGCAGTGTGGCTAACGACCCGGATGATTTCCCGTAACCGGTATATCCGGCATGACGGGCCATTATCCGTGGCTAAAGGGTTTACGGACAAGGATTGGCAGGAGCTGAAGCATAAGCTTCAGGCCGAAGCGATGACCTATACCTGGAAGCCGCTGTTCCGTTATTCAGTGGTGATCCCTAAGCAGGTGAGCAGCCGATGA
- a CDS encoding NAD(P)/FAD-dependent oxidoreductase, whose product MMKQADVIVAGAGIAGSSSALQLARLGHRTILLDRHEFPRHKTCGEFMSPETQEMLEVLGINLTSRTPAPGVMDRARIILPHGGEIGAPLPGNATGISRYELDRILHEKAQSAGAEIVTKAVITGIRKLDNNNYEVDTRQGDSKVSYQARAVIGAYGTKKPRGIAPAAEDTRDDTVYIGIKSHYRGITIPRQVELYFCEGGYIGISPIEEGKVNVAALLTLDSVQGSGKSVQEILQTAAGGNPRLAVRLAEGTAVPGTQVSIAPVRLSDTPEPWSEFPHIGDAMLMIPPLCGDGMSIALRSALICSGWTDRYLKGMISYEEWQTGYSAEAEMTFTRLLRQARRIQRLAFARTNRLYPGLARIFPGLARYVVKATRLPETGMTR is encoded by the coding sequence ATGATGAAGCAGGCAGATGTAATTGTAGCCGGCGCGGGCATAGCCGGGAGCAGCAGTGCCCTTCAGCTGGCCCGCCTGGGGCACCGTACAATCCTGCTGGACCGGCATGAATTCCCCAGACACAAAACCTGCGGGGAATTCATGTCCCCGGAGACACAGGAAATGCTGGAGGTGCTCGGCATCAACCTCACAAGCCGTACGCCGGCTCCGGGAGTGATGGACCGGGCACGCATAATCCTGCCCCACGGCGGGGAGATCGGGGCACCGCTGCCGGGAAATGCTACAGGAATTAGCCGGTATGAGCTTGACCGGATTCTTCATGAGAAGGCACAATCGGCCGGAGCTGAAATTGTAACCAAAGCGGTAATTACCGGTATCCGTAAGCTGGACAATAACAATTACGAAGTAGATACACGGCAGGGGGACAGCAAGGTCTCCTACCAGGCCCGTGCTGTCATCGGTGCCTACGGAACCAAGAAGCCGCGCGGCATAGCCCCGGCTGCAGAAGATACAAGAGATGATACCGTATATATCGGGATCAAATCCCACTACAGGGGTATAACAATCCCGAGGCAGGTGGAGCTGTACTTCTGTGAAGGCGGCTATATCGGGATATCGCCGATTGAAGAGGGGAAGGTAAATGTTGCGGCACTGCTGACTCTGGATTCTGTCCAGGGCAGCGGTAAATCTGTGCAGGAGATACTGCAGACGGCCGCCGGCGGCAATCCCCGGCTGGCCGTGAGGCTCGCAGAGGGAACTGCAGTGCCGGGCACCCAGGTATCCATCGCCCCAGTCCGCTTATCGGATACGCCTGAGCCCTGGTCGGAATTCCCGCATATCGGCGATGCCATGCTGATGATCCCGCCGCTCTGCGGGGACGGGATGTCTATTGCCCTGCGTTCTGCGCTGATCTGCTCAGGCTGGACCGACCGTTACCTCAAGGGAATGATCAGCTATGAGGAGTGGCAGACCGGATATTCGGCGGAAGCGGAAATGACCTTCACCCGGCTGCTTAGACAGGCGCGGAGGATTCAACGGCTGGCTTTTGCCAGAACCAACAGGCTGTACCCCGGACTGGCCCGGATCTTCCCGGGACTGGCCAGATATGTTGTCAAAGCAACGAGACTTCCGGAAACCGGAATGACCCGTTAA
- a CDS encoding DUF817 domain-containing protein: MFKIRNSITQLLHFGYHQAMSCIFPVAIFGTLALSGIIDLPFIHRYDAILLILLAVQYLMYRSGLETLDEIKVICVFHIIGLLLEIYKVSMGSWAYPEPGFSKIFGVPLYSGFMYASVASFMCQIWRRLKMDMTGWPGIVPAGLLGGAIYLNFFTHHFIPDFRWWLKGLVLLVFWRTWIIYRVRNVTYRMPLTLAFVIVGFFIWLAENIATFFNAWKYPDQHQAWQMVGFGKISSWFLLVIISVIIVAQLKHVKAGRGS; the protein is encoded by the coding sequence GTGTTTAAAATCAGGAATTCCATTACACAGCTGCTGCACTTCGGGTACCATCAGGCGATGAGCTGTATTTTCCCGGTGGCTATATTCGGGACCCTGGCGCTTTCCGGTATTATAGACCTTCCGTTCATCCACCGCTATGATGCCATTCTGCTCATTCTGCTTGCCGTCCAATACCTGATGTACCGCAGCGGACTGGAAACACTGGATGAGATTAAGGTTATCTGTGTCTTTCATATCATCGGCCTGCTTCTGGAGATCTACAAGGTCAGTATGGGCTCCTGGGCATACCCTGAACCGGGCTTCAGTAAAATATTCGGTGTGCCGCTGTACAGCGGATTTATGTATGCCAGTGTGGCAAGCTTCATGTGCCAGATCTGGCGCAGGCTGAAGATGGATATGACCGGCTGGCCGGGCATCGTCCCGGCAGGACTCTTGGGCGGAGCCATTTACCTGAACTTTTTTACCCATCATTTTATTCCGGATTTCCGCTGGTGGCTTAAAGGGCTGGTGCTCCTCGTGTTCTGGCGGACCTGGATCATCTACCGTGTGCGGAATGTTACATACCGGATGCCGCTGACACTGGCGTTTGTAATCGTGGGCTTTTTTATCTGGCTGGCCGAGAACATCGCAACGTTCTTTAATGCCTGGAAGTATCCGGATCAGCATCAGGCGTGGCAGATGGTCGGCTTCGGCAAAATCAGCTCCTGGTTTCTGCTGGTTATTATCAGTGTCATTATCGTTGCTCAGCTTAAGCATGTGAAGGCAGGAAGGGGCAGCTGA
- a CDS encoding putative bifunctional diguanylate cyclase/phosphodiesterase, which produces MLLMISFSMFFLGGFFANMVDLEDAVYVLVYVKYISVFITMMLSIYMLYSISKVSIQRKLKHMLCLMPLLGILPVVSSAPESLVTISPGPYWRHEQLAPELLAAIFVITGYTFMLMLLFIGSGTRQGARRKWQPKELQRMEWIKKGLLFSLLWALFWAVVSAISDAFSPGSLLGELPYDTLPAYCIMIWGFFIRYAVVRFDFLASPGRRYELLFALSKQGIALINDKGIAVEMNSAFRTMFGIMLLEPQERINVMRFLPQEHKARLKEVFDKSFASQTPMHAEMEMINYAGEQMFVEFDSDYLEINGQLFCYLVTREITDKKHTELRLQKLAYQDNLTGLGNRLFFMEKLEAVLSEMEDRGGPVAVLLLDLDQFKWINDTLGHAAGDMLLQHVGKQLEEALPQTSVVARLGGDEFAVTMPVADTGEAFSFAKVLLSALQQPNNVLGKSYTLSASIGISIAPDDGSTGGLLLSNSDTAMYAAKQAGRNQYSKYTPELKAMAERNLSLVNGLGSALTNNEFSLHYQPQVDIRTNKIMGVEALLRWSSPELGAVSPAQFIPIAEETGMITAIGDWVLNDAFRQARLWIDQGHTGIKVSVNLSAHQLKEPLFAANIDKLLKHYKLPAHNICLEITESTAIFDPQKSLEICEELVELGVVLAIDDFGTGYSSLNMLNRFPFGYIKIDRSLVQNITTQPKDAAVIQTMIELSGRLDMQVIAEGVETPEQLSLLKALGCHKVQGYLCGRPMPAGQITDTLSEDLIQA; this is translated from the coding sequence ATGCTGCTGATGATCTCGTTCAGCATGTTTTTTCTTGGAGGCTTCTTTGCCAACATGGTTGACCTGGAAGATGCTGTTTATGTATTGGTGTATGTGAAATATATCAGTGTCTTTATTACAATGATGCTGAGCATCTATATGCTGTATTCAATCAGTAAGGTTTCAATTCAAAGGAAGCTTAAGCATATGCTCTGCTTAATGCCGCTGCTGGGCATTCTGCCGGTGGTCAGCAGTGCACCTGAAAGCCTTGTAACGATAAGTCCGGGTCCATACTGGCGGCATGAGCAGCTTGCGCCTGAGCTTCTGGCTGCCATCTTTGTCATTACAGGATATACCTTTATGTTGATGCTTCTGTTCATCGGGAGCGGAACCCGGCAGGGGGCGCGTAGAAAATGGCAGCCTAAAGAGCTTCAGCGTATGGAGTGGATCAAAAAAGGGCTGCTGTTCAGCCTGCTCTGGGCTCTGTTCTGGGCGGTTGTCTCAGCCATTAGTGACGCATTCAGCCCTGGCAGCCTGCTCGGTGAGCTTCCTTACGATACACTTCCGGCTTACTGTATCATGATCTGGGGATTTTTTATCCGGTATGCTGTTGTCCGGTTTGATTTTCTTGCTTCCCCCGGACGGCGGTACGAATTGCTGTTTGCGCTTTCTAAACAGGGGATCGCCCTGATTAACGACAAGGGAATCGCGGTGGAAATGAATAGCGCGTTCCGGACCATGTTCGGCATTATGCTGCTTGAGCCACAAGAGCGGATAAACGTGATGAGATTTCTTCCGCAGGAGCACAAGGCGAGATTAAAGGAAGTGTTCGATAAGTCCTTTGCATCGCAGACCCCCATGCATGCGGAGATGGAGATGATTAATTACGCCGGAGAGCAGATGTTTGTTGAGTTCGACAGCGATTATCTGGAAATTAACGGACAATTATTCTGCTATCTGGTTACACGTGAAATAACAGATAAGAAGCATACGGAGCTCAGGCTCCAGAAGCTAGCCTATCAGGATAATCTGACAGGCCTAGGTAACCGGCTGTTTTTCATGGAGAAATTGGAGGCTGTACTTAGCGAAATGGAAGACAGGGGCGGGCCGGTCGCTGTCCTGCTGCTGGATCTTGATCAGTTTAAGTGGATAAATGACACACTCGGCCATGCCGCCGGAGATATGCTGCTTCAGCATGTGGGGAAACAGCTTGAAGAGGCTTTGCCGCAGACATCGGTTGTAGCCCGGCTGGGCGGAGATGAATTTGCGGTTACGATGCCGGTTGCTGATACAGGTGAGGCCTTTAGCTTTGCAAAAGTGCTTTTGTCCGCGCTGCAGCAGCCAAATAATGTCCTCGGCAAATCCTACACCTTGTCCGCTTCAATCGGGATCAGCATCGCACCTGATGACGGGAGTACCGGCGGGCTGCTGCTTAGCAACTCGGATACTGCCATGTACGCAGCGAAGCAGGCCGGCCGCAACCAGTACAGCAAATATACGCCTGAGCTGAAAGCAATGGCCGAACGCAACCTCTCACTGGTGAACGGGCTGGGATCAGCGCTTACAAACAATGAGTTCTCACTGCATTACCAGCCGCAGGTTGATATCCGTACAAATAAAATCATGGGCGTTGAGGCATTGCTGCGCTGGAGCTCTCCGGAGCTTGGCGCCGTTTCACCGGCACAATTCATTCCTATAGCGGAAGAGACGGGGATGATTACTGCAATCGGTGACTGGGTGCTGAACGATGCCTTCCGGCAGGCGAGGCTGTGGATTGATCAGGGGCATACCGGCATCAAAGTGTCCGTTAACCTGTCTGCGCATCAGCTCAAGGAACCGCTATTTGCCGCGAATATAGACAAGCTGCTGAAGCATTATAAGCTTCCTGCGCACAATATCTGCCTTGAGATAACCGAAAGCACAGCCATATTTGATCCGCAGAAATCGCTGGAAATATGTGAGGAGCTGGTCGAGCTGGGGGTTGTGCTGGCTATTGATGATTTCGGAACAGGCTATTCCTCCTTGAATATGCTGAACCGTTTCCCGTTCGGTTACATCAAGATCGACCGTTCACTCGTCCAGAATATTACAACCCAGCCTAAGGATGCTGCTGTGATTCAGACGATGATCGAATTATCCGGCCGCCTGGATATGCAGGTCATTGCCGAAGGTGTGGAAACCCCGGAACAGCTGTCACTGCTGAAGGCGCTGGGTTGTCATAAGGTTCAGGGCTATCTCTGCGGACGCCCGATGCCTGCCGGGCAGATTACGGATACTCTTAGCGAAGACCTCATTCAGGCATAA
- a CDS encoding hemolysin family protein has protein sequence MDGVITINLIMVAIFIGLTAFFVGAEFAILKVRMSRIDQLISEGNKKAITAKKVAHDLDYYLSACQLGITITALVLGALGEPTVERILHPLFDQMGVPAALSTLLSYLIALSIITFLHVVIGELAPKTLAIQYAEKMTLLLAPPLFWFGKITYPFITALNGSARLLLRIFGVKPAGHETVHSEEELKWIVDQSYESGEINKTELVYLNNIFAFDERTLGEIIVPVSNVVTLQAGMSVEQLIEVLGVHDYTRYPVIAADGSGRYSGYVNTKEMLTSIAAGRATNWQSYIHDIPKFPATKNLRDVLLRMQQTRVHMAAVTDAAGAITGIVTMEDLLEEIVGDIRDESLNVSPSLN, from the coding sequence TTACCGCTTTTTTTGTCGGAGCCGAGTTTGCGATTCTAAAAGTACGTATGTCACGTATCGACCAGTTAATTAGTGAAGGCAACAAAAAAGCAATAACCGCCAAAAAGGTGGCACATGATCTCGACTACTATTTGTCCGCCTGCCAGCTCGGTATAACCATTACCGCACTGGTGCTCGGGGCGCTGGGTGAGCCGACGGTTGAACGGATTCTGCATCCGCTGTTTGACCAGATGGGCGTCCCGGCGGCATTGTCTACCCTGCTGTCTTACCTGATTGCATTGTCGATCATCACCTTTTTGCATGTGGTTATCGGAGAGCTTGCACCTAAAACCCTTGCCATCCAGTATGCCGAGAAAATGACGCTGCTGCTGGCTCCCCCGTTGTTCTGGTTCGGTAAAATCACGTATCCGTTCATTACAGCTCTTAACGGCTCCGCCCGGCTGCTGCTTCGTATCTTCGGAGTGAAGCCTGCCGGCCATGAAACGGTCCATTCCGAGGAAGAGCTGAAATGGATTGTTGATCAGAGCTATGAAAGCGGCGAAATTAACAAAACGGAACTGGTCTACCTGAACAACATCTTTGCCTTCGATGAGCGGACGCTGGGTGAAATTATTGTACCGGTATCCAACGTGGTTACACTGCAGGCTGGCATGTCTGTTGAGCAGCTGATCGAGGTGCTTGGCGTACATGATTATACCCGTTATCCTGTAATTGCTGCCGATGGAAGCGGACGGTACAGCGGATATGTGAACACCAAGGAGATGCTGACCAGCATCGCCGCCGGCAGAGCAACTAACTGGCAATCCTATATCCACGATATTCCGAAGTTCCCAGCCACTAAGAACCTGCGGGATGTGCTGCTGAGAATGCAGCAGACCCGGGTTCATATGGCTGCTGTAACGGACGCAGCCGGCGCCATTACCGGTATTGTGACGATGGAGGATCTGCTGGAGGAAATCGTCGGTGATATCCGGGATGAGAGCCTTAATGTAAGTCCATCTTTGAATTAA